ATCGGTCCCGGTCTTTTTCGTCTTCTTCTTTGTCGTTTTCTTTGCCGTCATCCTATCCTCTGCTTAATGCCGTGACGGGACCCGCGATTGATCGCGCCGCCACGGCTTGGCCTTTACGGCGCTGCGCGCCGATCTCGCAGCGGAAGTCTTGGCCGCCGCTCGGCAGGCTGGGCTGTACTTTTTCATCAGCCTGCTAAGTCTCGATTCGATAGCTCGCCCAGGCCTCGTCGCTTTCCCAGATCTTCACCGTCAGCGCTTCGATACCGTTCCAGGGGATTTCGCGGCTCAGGGCTTCCGCCGTAACCCGAGCCAGCACCTCGATGCCCGGGTTCTGGCCGGCGAGCTCGGGCAGATCGTTGAGGGTCCGGTCCCGGTAGCGCTCGACACGCTTTTCGAGCGCCCGTTCGATGCGCACGATGTCGACGAGAAATCCGTGCCCGTCGAGCTCGTCGCCTTCGAGGACGATCTCGGCTAGATAGCGGTGCGAGTGCAGCTCTCCTTCCGCACCGAAGTCGCCCCCGACGAGATAGTGCCGGGCGACGAAGTCCCGTCGAACCCCCAAGCTGTACTTCGCCATAGACCGAGGTCAAGTATAGGTCAAGAGCACCTGGAGACAGGCCTCGGGATGCTCGTCGAGGAGGCGGTAAGCCTCGGCCGCTTCTTCGAGCGCGATCCGGTGGGTTATCAGCTCGTCGACCGCCACACGGGATAGAGCGCTCCAGGCCGTCTCGAGCCTCCGTTTCTTGCTCCACCGAGCCAGGTGGACGGATCCCAGGCGCGAGACCTGGCTCGAGACCAACCGGAGACGCCTTCGATGAAAGCGCGTTCCCAGATCGACTGCCTCGCGCCCGTCGCCATACCATGACGCCACGATCACGCGGCCTTCCAGACCCATGGCCCCAATGGCCGCTTCGAGCCCGCGCGCGGTCCCCGAGAGCTCGATACTCAGATCGAAGTCGTCGGCCTCGAGCTCTCCGGGCGAAAGGGCACGTGCCGCGCCGAGCCGCGTCGAGACGACCC
The genomic region above belongs to Vicinamibacteria bacterium and contains:
- a CDS encoding 6-carboxytetrahydropterin synthase — its product is MAKYSLGVRRDFVARHYLVGGDFGAEGELHSHRYLAEIVLEGDELDGHGFLVDIVRIERALEKRVERYRDRTLNDLPELAGQNPGIEVLARVTAEALSREIPWNGIEALTVKIWESDEAWASYRIET